In the Terriglobus sp. RCC_193 genome, ACCTTCAGTAAACGTTTGCGATGGCGTTCCATCGCTTTGGCGGTTGTTTGTTCAAGGACCGGGGAAGGATTTGTCGGCAACTCTTCGTCCCTGAGGTCGGCATCGGATGCCTCTTCTCGGTCAGTCACATCGCTTGTCGAACCGTCCTCTCCATCGCTGCCAATGTCCCAGCCAAACAACGAAAACAAGGTTTTCAGGAAGTCATCATCGCCGAATCCGCTCTGTTGGTTGGCAGCGCTTTGAGAAACCGACGAGGCAAAACCTTCGGCGAAGATGTCATCAAGTGTGTACTCGGTGGACTGTTCGTCAGTTGTTTGCTCTCGGCCCGACGAACCGGAATACGGAGTTGTATCAGTAAGGTTGTCGCTGAAAATTTCGAATATCTCGGAATACTCGGTGGCGCTCCACACCGCCTTGCTCGCAGCGTCGCGTAATTTTCTTTGCATTCGTCGAGCCGGAGTTGGGAGGCTCAACAAGCCTTCATCGTCCACCCACATCTCAGGAGAACGCACCTCGTAGCCGTCAGCAGACGATCCGATCAATGCGACGAAACGGACTTCGCCCGTTTGGGCGAAGCTGAGAGAGCCATCTCCAATGACTGAGCCAGGATTGTTACGCGGTCGCTCGCCATTGCTGAGTCGCCAGTCGGCCAAAGGGAGTGAGCACGAGAATGTAATTTGAAGTAAGCCGTCTTCCAATCGTGCCCCATTGATTCGGAGCGAGGGGGCATCTCTTGGATCGTCGTCAATAGAGACAGCCTCGGGTAGAAGGGGTTGCTCTTCGAGAATCTCCAGCTCTTCGATGAAGTCGTTCCAATCTTTCTCACTGATTGACTTGAAAGCCAACAATTCGGCATTCGCGCTCGTGACACCTTTCGTAAGAGCCGCTTGGGAACAGTTCGCGCTACCGATAAAAATCACACGATGGTTGGCCGTGCGGATCAAGTACACCTTCGCGTGCATGAAACGAGTACGATCTTGCTCGGCGCGGGGCGTAGCGGATACGACTCGTATGGTGCTGGGCAGAGAGTCTGCCATGTCGCTCGTTATGCCTGCGCGTAGAGGTTGCGCTAAGACTTTGATTGCAGCGCCGACCCTATCGGCGAACTCTCTAAGTGCAGTAAGCGTTGGGTCAAAATACGGGCTGATTACCCAAACCTCTGATGCAGGTTCAGGTAGAACTTCGGCAATTTGATCGAGTAAGGGACGACGAAGGGAATACAGCAAGCCATCAGGTGCGGGTAGGCCCGAAAACCAAGACGAGGATGTGACAGACGTTAGGCTCGCGTCTGTCCTCTCTGGCATTGCGACGAGTTGAGGGAGCCCATTCAATACATCCGCGAAACTTGCGAGGACAGGTAAGCCCTCAGCGTCGGAAGAGTAGGTTGCCCAAGCCTCAAAGTTACCGCTCCATCCTCCGGCCGTGAGATTGCCACTTCCAATCGCGAGTTGCGCTCCATCTCTTGAACTCACAAGAATTGCTTTCGGATGGAATCGACGCCAAGGGCCGAGATCGACGGGGATCACACGATAGCGTTTTCCGAGTTCCCAGATCAGCGGGGCTTGCGTCTTGAATGTCGCGGCGGCGCTTGCGGAGTCGGCAAAGATTGTCAGGGAGGGGTCACCGATAGCTCGAAGCTTCGGGAGAAGGACGGCTTCTAAAAAAAGGAAGTCGATGTTGTGGGTCAACACGATTACCTGGTCTGCCGACGGACCAGTCGATTCCAACCAAGCGAGGATGTTATGCCTCATGGAAGGTCACCTTGCCGGGGAGGTATGCGTCTTCGGTTAATTCCAACACTGAAAGATCGGAAAGAACCCCTAAGACATTTGCCAATCGAGTGCCGCTCCGTCCTGCAGCGACCTGGACCGCTGTAGAACGAAAGAGTTCACCATCCGGAAAAAATCTTAGCGAACATTGTTGACCCCCTCCCATCTTTCTTAAGGTAGTCGTCAGATGAGGCACGATCGCGCATTGCAGAACCAAGGCTTCGAGGAGTTGCGCTGAAGAAAGATCAGCGCACCGTTCGAACGCTGCCATCGCTCGATGAGCGACAGGATCGGGTGACTTGAAAATCTTGCGTCTCCGCAATTCCTTGCTCTGACGGTAAAGCGCAGCAAGCAGACACACGGCTCCGAGGGCGCCAACTCCGCCTCGCTGCGAGGACATGCTTCGTGTCGGTAAGGGGGCGGCTAGCTGGTAGTCATCGGGAATGGCCCGAAGCAGCGTCGTTGAAGGAGTTGCTGGAGCGAGCTCGCTCAGCCCGACAATCTCCGCCATTTGGTCAAGTGAGTCGCTTGCGCTTCGGATGAGCCATTCGACGGCTTCCGCCAAGCTGAGATCGCCTTGACGATTCAACGCATCGCAGAAGCTTGCCAACAGCCATTCGAAGGCAAAATGACAGCGGCGTTGCCATTCATATTCTGCCCAAGAGTCGGCGACATCGTCAGTTGCCCCTTGGCTCACTCTGGCCGCGTAGTTCCTCGACAGAAGCCACTCGGCACTCGTCGGTTCTCGTTTTAGTTCAGCGATGATCCATTCGACCGATGAGACAAACCTTCTATGATCGTCCGCCGTCCGCCCGGAGCGGGGCGTCCCTAATGCTTTGAGTAAGAGCTCTCGCTCATCTGAAGGAATGGAAGAAGAGTGGAGCGAGAACGAAGCCTTGGCATCTTTCACAGATTTGAGATCAAGGGATGCTTTACCCGATAGGAGTACCAGAATCCCGGCGGGCATTGCACGTTCCCTCAATTCCATGAGTTCACGCCCTAATGGAGTCAGTTGGCCTGGTACAACAGATCCTGGCGCATCTTTCAGTAGGCCTACCGCACGACATGGGCCGTAATAGGTGAGAAACATTGCGGTTCGAGCATTGTCCGGAAACTCGACAACTTCATTCGCCCAGAGTTCCTTCAGTTCTGCGTCAAAGAGATCGCGACCCAGCACTCCATTGAGGCGGCCCGAATTCAAATCATCAAGCGCGGTGCAGGCTAAACAGAGGAACTCGACTCTTCGAAGAAACGCGCGAAACGCAGAATCGGTGAATGTTCCGGTACCAGTTGGTGTGATACCTGCTTGTAAAAACGAACCGATTGCCCAAGTCAAAATCGAGTAATACCGGGCGCGCAGGGATATGGTGGTGATCCCATTGACTAACTTTTCTTCAATGGCCTGGTCGATCCCTCGCACGCCAAGAATGTCTAAGCCTTTGATCTCGATTGTGAGCGGGTTTCCCCAGAAGATTTCCATGAGTTCATCTCTACGGTCCGGCTTCAAATGCGATATCAAGTCTTGCCCGCAGCTCTCTATGAAAGTGCGGAACGCCAATCCGGCCCATAGAGGCCCGTCCCTACGTTCGACGAAGATTTCAGGCTTTCGACAATCTTACCGGGGGGAGCAGGTCAACTCCTATCAATCAATATAAGACTATATTATGAGTGATAGGGAGCGCTCCTATAGATCATGCGTTGGAATTGGCAACAACCTGATTGGCCGGAATTCCGGTGGAACGACAGAACTTTGGCGAAGGCCGAGGCGGCTTTCCTGCGAGGTGTCGGTGTCTTGGTCGGATCGGCGAAGCATCTTGATGATGACACCCGACAACAACTCCTCGTTGACGCTATGAGCGTAGAAGCCTTGACTACTTCAGAGATTGAAGGGGAGATGCTCAATCGAGCCAGCGTCCAATCTTCGATTCAGCGACAGTTGGGCTTACTCTCTGACCGCAGAAAGGTCCAGCCTGCGGAGCAGGGCATTTCGGAACTGATGGTCACACTCTATCGAGGCGTTGACGAGGTCTTGACGGAAGACCATCTATTTTCATGGCATCGGATGATCGTTGCCGGTCGAGGCGACTTGAGGGATGTTGGACGTTATCGAACAAGCGACGAGCCGATGCAGGTTGTCTCCGGCGCAAGCTACGCACCGAAGGTCCACTTCGAAGCTCCGCCTTCGAATCGTGTTCGTAAGGAGATGGCTGGATTCGTCGAATGGTTCAACCGGACCGCTCCTGGTACGGATTCGGCACTACCGGCTCTGACACGGGCTGGTGTCGCGCATCTCTATTTCGAATCCATTCATCCATTTGAAGACGGCAATGGACGCATAGGCAGAGCGATAGCAGAAAAGGCACTAGTCCAGGGTTTCGGGCAACCGGTCATCGTTGCGCTAGCGCGTTCGATTTTGGCTCATCACGGCGACTACTATCGTTCCCTCGAAGAGGCGAACAAGACCAATGATGTGACCCGATGGCTTCGCTGGTTCTCGGCCATCGCGCTCGAAGCTCAATACCGAACCTTCGCTCAAATTGACTTCGTCATTCACAAGACGAAGATGCTGGACAGTCTGAAAGGTCGGATCAACGCTCGACAGGAGAAAGTCCTCTTGAGGATGTTCCGCGAAGGCCCAGAAGGTTTCGAAGGAGGGATGAGCGCAAAGAAGTACAGCACGATCGCGGAGACGCCTCCAGCGACTACGACCCGCGACCTCGCCGGTCTGGTTGAGGCGGGAGCCCTCGTTCGCTCGGGCGAACTGAAGCACACCCGATACGTGCTCAACATCCCCCAGTCCAACATCCCGGCGATCACAATCGACGAAGCGGGGAGGGTGTATCACGCCATCTCCGAAGAGGCGAAAACGGCTTCAGAAAGCGAGTAGTTTGGTGGCTGTTTTGGTGGCTGTTTTGGTGGCTGTTGCTTGTCGAGTTCTGTGCGTAGCTATGCGCAACGTTGCGCTAGACCTATCGCAACGAAAACCCTATAAACAAAGGCGTGTTACGCAAATGTGCGTGCCCGTGCGATACTGTGCGTAAGAGCGCCAATGGGACTCAAAATCCGCCGAGGGCAACCTCGTGGGGGTTCGACCCCCCCTCCCGGCACCAAGATAAGATATACAAAATGAATAGGTTGCAAAGACCAGAGTCTCTCACTCCCGAGAGGCTTTTTCGTGCTCAAAAGTGCCGGGGAAACTTCTGGTGATACTTTGCTACATTGTTTTGGAGGTCGCCATGCCGAGGAAACGGGAGCCGATCAGAGGCCTTTGGGGCGCGAACCAGGGAGTGACATCTGGTAGATCGCTATTCGACGCGGGAGTGCACATGTTGTGCTGGTGATACAGATGCATCGCCAGAGATTACATATGCAATCGCTGCACCTACAAGGGCCGGAATCAGGAATCCGTGACCTCCCGTAGTCTCGGCCATGAACACGACAGCTGCCAGCGGAGCCTTGTACGCGGCAGAGATGAAGGATGTCATCCCCACAGCCTCATACAGCCCTAAAGCCTGCGTATGAACAACGCTTTGGCCAAATGCGGCACCGAGGCTTCCACCACTCAGAAACAACGGAACAAACATTGCGCTGACACCGCCCACGCCCAGTGTGCAGGCAGTTGCTGCGAGCTTCATTAAAGTGAAGAACAACAGTTCCGGCGTCGAGTGATTCTGGCCAATAATCAGTCGTACCGCTTCGTAATTTGGGCCAAGCGGGATAAGAAGTCCAGGATAGAAATGCAGGAATGCCAGGCCGCATAGTGCTGTACCCAGTCCACCGATTCCCATCTTGATCCAATGTGGGACCGGGCATTGAATGATGGAACGACGAAGTCTACGGAATGTGATGACAAAGGTCATAGCGATAAGGCCAATCACCATGCCCAACAGCGCGCACCAGACAAGATCTTTCGGCGTATACGAAGATGAAGCCGCGAATGCGAACAGGGGTTCGCTACCGAAAAAAACGCCGAGTGTCATGTAAGAAACAACAGAGGCGATCAGAGAGGGCACAAGTGCTTCGTGTGCCATGTCGTCTTTGTATGGCATCTCCAGCGCAAACACGATACCCGTAAGAGGTGCGCGAAAAACAGCGGACATGCCCGCTGCTGCGCCACAAAGCAACAGGATGCGGCGATGGCGCGGGGTAAGTCCCAACGCCGAAATTTTGGAGAGTCGC is a window encoding:
- a CDS encoding phospholipase D-like domain-containing protein, with product MRHNILAWLESTGPSADQVIVLTHNIDFLFLEAVLLPKLRAIGDPSLTIFADSASAAATFKTQAPLIWELGKRYRVIPVDLGPWRRFHPKAILVSSRDGAQLAIGSGNLTAGGWSGNFEAWATYSSDAEGLPVLASFADVLNGLPQLVAMPERTDASLTSVTSSSWFSGLPAPDGLLYSLRRPLLDQIAEVLPEPASEVWVISPYFDPTLTALREFADRVGAAIKVLAQPLRAGITSDMADSLPSTIRVVSATPRAEQDRTRFMHAKVYLIRTANHRVIFIGSANCSQAALTKGVTSANAELLAFKSISEKDWNDFIEELEILEEQPLLPEAVSIDDDPRDAPSLRINGARLEDGLLQITFSCSLPLADWRLSNGERPRNNPGSVIGDGSLSFAQTGEVRFVALIGSSADGYEVRSPEMWVDDEGLLSLPTPARRMQRKLRDAASKAVWSATEYSEIFEIFSDNLTDTTPYSGSSGREQTTDEQSTEYTLDDIFAEGFASSVSQSAANQQSGFGDDDFLKTLFSLFGWDIGSDGEDGSTSDVTDREEASDADLRDEELPTNPSPVLEQTTAKAMERHRKRLLKVVTSITSVLDDDGFIAQRPVKRLSCDIGALGLLLRKAHLDHALTDEDLANTTANIWRALFAGNGGADGSLLRYWSSLNGEQKERFQTDMQDPRLVAALTVWFYPDWTRGEERRWFNLSIALIAAKLPWLLRGMALADTVRELTRLSRRLLPTVKIEKPIDIWIQWLRDGAALMHIADLFKDVSQRELAQNRAGGRVSPGDLLWQGGLCVALNIAELQKGNYGRVRFLASGEEKTISGDYLYPVMDLLADENRALANQIKTLTSI
- a CDS encoding Fic family protein, which codes for MRWNWQQPDWPEFRWNDRTLAKAEAAFLRGVGVLVGSAKHLDDDTRQQLLVDAMSVEALTTSEIEGEMLNRASVQSSIQRQLGLLSDRRKVQPAEQGISELMVTLYRGVDEVLTEDHLFSWHRMIVAGRGDLRDVGRYRTSDEPMQVVSGASYAPKVHFEAPPSNRVRKEMAGFVEWFNRTAPGTDSALPALTRAGVAHLYFESIHPFEDGNGRIGRAIAEKALVQGFGQPVIVALARSILAHHGDYYRSLEEANKTNDVTRWLRWFSAIALEAQYRTFAQIDFVIHKTKMLDSLKGRINARQEKVLLRMFREGPEGFEGGMSAKKYSTIAETPPATTTRDLAGLVEAGALVRSGELKHTRYVLNIPQSNIPAITIDEAGRVYHAISEEAKTASESE
- a CDS encoding chloride channel protein; protein product: MSRSLPLVREDLSSTYERNLHRWLIVAPIVGITAGLGITVVATVLLRYIWPGVLALYLAHHWIIIPGLTIGGIVTGLLMQFGTPDPNLHSTEEVIEMYHENDGKIDLRSTPVKLIAAITTVGSGGSAALEGPAIYGGAAIGTWVWSRLSKISALGLTPRHRRILLLCGAAAGMSAVFRAPLTGIVFALEMPYKDDMAHEALVPSLIASVVSYMTLGVFFGSEPLFAFAASSSYTPKDLVWCALLGMVIGLIAMTFVITFRRLRRSIIQCPVPHWIKMGIGGLGTALCGLAFLHFYPGLLIPLGPNYEAVRLIIGQNHSTPELLFFTLMKLAATACTLGVGGVSAMFVPLFLSGGSLGAAFGQSVVHTQALGLYEAVGMTSFISAAYKAPLAAVVFMAETTGGHGFLIPALVGAAIAYVISGDASVSPAQHVHSRVE